One genomic window of Corallococcus caeni includes the following:
- the ppk2 gene encoding polyphosphate kinase 2, with translation MAQDTHAEPLKRKDYEKALRKLQARLCQLQDWVKQEGMRVIVVFEGRDAAGKGGTIRAITERVSPRVFRVVALPAPSSREQSQMYLQRYVPHFPAAGEIVIFDRSWYNRAGVEPVMGFCTPEEHERFLLGCPVFEKYMVESGILLVKIWLEVGKAEQARRFAARIDDPLRQWKLSPMDLKSWTRWYDYSRARDQMLAATDTPHAPWYILRSDNKKKARLNCIRFLLEKIPHKQVKRPKVKLPRRSERGAYDDDASLQGKNFIPERY, from the coding sequence ATGGCCCAGGACACCCATGCAGAGCCCCTGAAGCGCAAGGACTACGAGAAGGCGCTTCGCAAGCTCCAGGCCCGGCTCTGCCAACTCCAGGACTGGGTCAAGCAGGAGGGAATGCGGGTCATCGTGGTCTTCGAAGGGCGGGACGCCGCGGGGAAGGGAGGGACGATTCGCGCCATCACGGAGCGGGTGAGCCCCCGGGTGTTTCGCGTGGTGGCCCTCCCGGCGCCTTCAAGCCGGGAGCAGTCCCAGATGTACCTGCAGCGGTACGTGCCGCACTTCCCGGCGGCGGGGGAGATCGTGATCTTCGATCGCAGTTGGTACAACCGGGCCGGCGTGGAGCCCGTGATGGGGTTCTGCACTCCCGAAGAACACGAGCGCTTCCTGCTGGGGTGTCCCGTCTTCGAGAAGTACATGGTGGAGAGCGGAATCCTCCTGGTGAAGATCTGGCTCGAGGTCGGCAAGGCGGAGCAGGCGCGGCGGTTCGCGGCGCGGATCGACGACCCCCTCCGGCAGTGGAAGCTGAGCCCCATGGACCTCAAGTCCTGGACGCGCTGGTACGACTACTCCCGGGCGAGGGATCAGATGCTGGCGGCGACGGACACGCCGCACGCGCCCTGGTACATCCTGCGCTCCGACAACAAGAAGAAGGCGCGGCTCAACTGCATCCGCTTCCTGCTGGAGAAGATTCCCCACAAGCAGGTGAAGCGTCCCAAGGTGAAGCTGCCCCGCCGCTCCGAGCGGGGCGCGTATGACGACGACGCCTCGCTCCAGGGGAAGAACTTCATCCCCGAGCGGTACTGA
- a CDS encoding Cof-type HAD-IIB family hydrolase — protein sequence MTLKLLIADVDGTMVTRDKLLTARTCDAVARLRDRGILFTLTSGRPPRGMAGLVAPLKLTAPLAAFNGGVYVKPDLTTVLAQRTLPPTIARQAVDFMLQAGLDVWVYQGAEWFLRAPNAFRVAREQSNVGFDPVVIADLHGVLDAAIKLVGVSEDKERVARCEAELALRLGTEASAARSTPYYVDVTHPEANKGMVVREAARLLGLPLEQIAAIGDMANDLPMLTTAGMGIAMGNASPEVQRFARHVTRTNDEEGFAHAVETFLLGQPPLARTKLGLPPRARACLFGLDGVLTQTASLHARAWKQLCDYYLRQRARSSGQPFIPFDLVRDYSRFFDGKPALEGIHAFIDARGIALPESTVHALNDRKSELLTELLQQERVETYEGTVRYVQAARAMGLKTAVVSASRHGAGMLQSAGLLDLFDARLDATMPPALYLAAARALGVDTEETVVFEDTPAGVAAARGAHFAYVIGVDRLGQPAELRRHGADLVVADPAALLGQEEAP from the coding sequence ATGACCCTCAAGTTGCTCATCGCGGATGTCGACGGGACCATGGTGACGCGGGACAAGCTCCTCACCGCGCGAACCTGCGACGCCGTCGCCCGGCTGCGCGACCGCGGCATCCTGTTCACCCTCACGAGCGGGCGGCCGCCGCGCGGAATGGCAGGACTGGTGGCCCCGCTGAAGCTCACGGCCCCCCTGGCTGCGTTCAACGGCGGCGTGTACGTCAAACCCGACCTGACGACGGTGCTGGCGCAGCGGACCCTGCCGCCCACCATTGCCAGACAGGCCGTGGACTTCATGCTCCAGGCGGGCCTGGATGTCTGGGTATACCAGGGGGCGGAGTGGTTCCTCCGCGCCCCCAACGCCTTCCGCGTGGCGAGGGAGCAGAGCAACGTCGGGTTCGACCCGGTCGTCATCGCGGACCTGCACGGCGTGCTCGACGCCGCCATCAAGCTCGTCGGGGTGAGCGAGGACAAGGAGCGGGTCGCGCGGTGCGAGGCCGAGCTCGCCCTGCGGCTGGGGACGGAGGCCTCGGCGGCGCGCTCGACGCCCTACTACGTCGACGTCACGCACCCTGAAGCGAACAAGGGGATGGTCGTGCGCGAGGCCGCGCGCCTCCTCGGGCTGCCGCTCGAGCAGATCGCGGCCATCGGGGACATGGCCAACGACCTGCCCATGCTGACCACCGCGGGCATGGGCATCGCCATGGGCAACGCCAGCCCCGAGGTCCAGCGGTTCGCGCGCCACGTCACGCGCACCAACGACGAGGAGGGCTTCGCCCACGCGGTCGAGACCTTCCTCCTGGGCCAGCCGCCCCTCGCGCGGACGAAGCTGGGGCTCCCACCCCGCGCGCGCGCCTGCCTCTTTGGACTCGACGGCGTCCTCACCCAGACCGCCAGCCTCCACGCACGAGCCTGGAAGCAGCTGTGCGACTACTACCTGCGGCAGCGCGCGCGCTCCTCCGGGCAGCCCTTCATCCCCTTCGACCTGGTGCGAGACTACAGCCGCTTCTTCGACGGCAAGCCGGCGCTGGAGGGGATCCACGCGTTCATCGACGCCCGTGGCATCGCGCTGCCGGAGAGCACGGTCCACGCGCTGAACGACCGCAAGTCCGAACTCCTGACGGAGCTGCTCCAGCAGGAGCGCGTGGAGACGTATGAGGGAACGGTCCGCTACGTCCAGGCGGCGCGCGCCATGGGCCTCAAGACCGCGGTCGTCTCCGCGAGCAGGCACGGCGCCGGGATGCTCCAGTCCGCCGGCCTCCTGGACCTCTTCGACGCGCGGCTCGACGCCACGATGCCCCCCGCGCTCTACCTCGCGGCGGCCCGTGCCCTGGGCGTCGACACGGAGGAGACGGTCGTCTTCGAGGACACGCCCGCCGGCGTCGCGGCCGCACGGGGTGCCCACTTCGCCTATGTCATTGGCGTCGACCGGCTGGGCCAGCCCGCCGAGCTGCGCCGCCACGGCGCGGACCTCGTGGTGGCGGACCCCGCCGCCCTGCTCGGGCAGGAGGAAGCCCCTTGA
- a CDS encoding class I fructose-bisphosphate aldolase, with translation MPTMPGLGETARAIIADGMGILAADETVSTITKRLTARAIESTADSRRAYRELLFTTPGIAEFIGGTILQDETIRQDSAAGTPLIELLADRGIIPGIKVDAGVRPLAGAPGESITEGLDGLRERLAEYRELGARFAKWRAVFVIRAGLPSATCIHANAHALARYAALCQEQGLVPIVEPEVLMDGAHALERCEDVTGRVLQAVFNELFVARVALEGMLLKPNMITAGQGFARQAPVREVAEATLRVLTHHVPPAVPGVVFLSGGQDAVLATKHLNAINALEGPKPWKLSFSFGRALQDEALETWRGRSEQVPAAQRAFHHRAWCDSAAVLGAYTADMEGEPGFAPAEEAHPTHH, from the coding sequence ATGCCGACGATGCCAGGGCTCGGTGAAACCGCGCGAGCCATCATCGCTGATGGAATGGGCATCCTGGCTGCGGACGAGACGGTCTCCACGATCACGAAGCGCCTGACCGCGCGCGCGATCGAGTCGACCGCGGACAGCCGCCGCGCCTACCGGGAGCTGCTCTTCACGACGCCCGGCATCGCCGAGTTCATCGGGGGGACCATCCTGCAGGACGAGACGATCCGGCAGGACAGCGCGGCAGGCACTCCGCTGATCGAGCTGCTGGCGGACCGCGGCATCATCCCCGGCATCAAGGTCGATGCCGGTGTCCGCCCCCTGGCCGGCGCGCCGGGAGAGTCCATCACGGAGGGGCTCGACGGGCTCCGCGAGCGGCTTGCGGAGTACCGCGAGCTGGGGGCGCGCTTCGCCAAGTGGCGCGCGGTCTTCGTCATCCGCGCCGGGCTGCCCAGCGCGACGTGCATCCACGCGAACGCGCACGCGCTCGCGCGTTACGCCGCGCTCTGCCAGGAGCAGGGCCTGGTGCCCATCGTGGAGCCCGAGGTCCTGATGGACGGCGCGCATGCGCTCGAGCGGTGTGAGGACGTGACGGGGCGCGTGCTGCAAGCGGTCTTCAACGAGCTCTTCGTCGCGCGGGTGGCCCTGGAGGGGATGTTGCTCAAGCCGAACATGATCACCGCGGGCCAGGGCTTCGCGAGACAGGCTCCGGTGCGGGAGGTGGCGGAGGCGACGTTGCGCGTCCTGACCCACCATGTGCCGCCCGCGGTCCCCGGGGTCGTCTTCCTTTCCGGCGGACAGGACGCGGTCCTGGCCACGAAGCACCTCAACGCCATCAATGCGCTGGAGGGCCCGAAGCCCTGGAAGCTGAGCTTCTCCTTCGGTCGCGCGCTGCAGGACGAGGCGCTCGAAACCTGGAGGGGCCGGAGCGAGCAGGTGCCCGCCGCCCAGCGGGCGTTCCACCACCGCGCCTGGTGCGACAGCGCGGCGGTGCTGGGCGCCTACACCGCGGACATGGAGGGCGAGCCGGGCTTCGCCCCAGCCGAAGAAGCACACCCCACCCACCACTGA